One region of Candidatus Electrothrix rattekaaiensis genomic DNA includes:
- a CDS encoding HU family DNA-binding protein, translated as MNKSELIEALAEKIELPVRETAAITKTIIDAMSNALVEGDSIEIRGFGSFTVKQYGAYTGRNPKSGEKISVAPKKLPFFKVGKDLRERVDAEAKPQSKKKKK; from the coding sequence ATGAATAAATCAGAACTTATTGAGGCATTAGCCGAAAAAATTGAGCTGCCTGTACGCGAGACTGCCGCTATCACCAAGACCATCATTGATGCAATGAGCAATGCCTTGGTTGAGGGAGATTCCATTGAAATACGTGGATTCGGAAGTTTTACAGTCAAGCAGTACGGGGCCTACACAGGTCGTAACCCGAAATCAGGAGAAAAAATCAGCGTTGCCCCGAAAAAGCTTCCCTTTTTCAAGGTGGGCAAGGATCTGAGAGAGCGGGTGGATGCAGAAGCAAAGCCGCAGAGCAAGAAAAAGAAAAAATAA
- a CDS encoding cytochrome P460 family protein codes for MLRKISTGCFVGSILLGCTFFPQLGEMPKPEAEAEAVWKYITDTHPFETWSFWPDHQGMYNSKGPHGPKHKIYVNQLALDSKQPPLQNGSMVVKYNLSPADEVKAVTIMYKVKGYNPAAGDWFWAQYSPTGEVQEAGRPEKCIACHTENAANDYIKVHKFAK; via the coding sequence ATGTTGAGAAAAATATCTACTGGTTGTTTCGTCGGCAGCATATTGCTGGGTTGCACATTTTTTCCTCAGCTGGGCGAGATGCCGAAACCGGAAGCTGAAGCCGAAGCGGTGTGGAAGTATATTACTGACACTCATCCGTTCGAAACATGGTCATTTTGGCCGGATCACCAAGGCATGTACAATAGCAAAGGTCCGCATGGTCCAAAACACAAAATCTATGTCAATCAACTGGCATTGGACTCAAAACAACCACCGCTTCAAAACGGCTCAATGGTGGTTAAATATAACCTGAGTCCGGCAGATGAAGTGAAGGCTGTCACGATTATGTACAAAGTAAAAGGTTACAACCCTGCTGCGGGTGACTGGTTCTGGGCTCAATACAGTCCTACCGGCGAAGTTCAAGAGGCAGGCAGGCCTGAAAAATGCATAGCCTGTCACACCGAGAATGCTGCGAACGACTATATTAAGGTTCATAAGTTTGCCAAGTAA
- a CDS encoding VOC family protein produces the protein MEFKGINHLALVTADMEATIRFWRDLVGMRLIHGYGEVDFRQYFFEIDEQSCLSFFEWEGAEPVAKKLHGQPSSGPRVFDHLAFGLDSEKEVRALKDKLEAAGFACSDMIDHDFIHSVYSFDPNGIPIEFCYEVKGREIRRNPVVNDSNPPPAALEGMEPQPGIWPKVTKPTPQEEWEVKAGDGSGFFKKF, from the coding sequence ATGGAATTCAAAGGGATTAATCACTTGGCCCTAGTGACTGCGGATATGGAGGCAACCATTCGTTTCTGGCGGGATCTTGTAGGGATGCGATTGATCCACGGGTATGGTGAAGTTGATTTTCGCCAGTACTTTTTTGAGATTGATGAGCAGAGTTGCCTGTCTTTCTTTGAGTGGGAGGGAGCAGAACCCGTGGCGAAAAAGCTGCATGGGCAACCCTCTTCCGGCCCTCGTGTCTTTGATCATCTCGCCTTTGGGTTGGACTCTGAAAAGGAGGTTCGGGCACTGAAAGATAAATTGGAGGCGGCAGGCTTTGCCTGTTCCGACATGATTGATCATGATTTTATCCATTCTGTGTACTCCTTTGATCCAAATGGAATACCCATTGAGTTTTGTTATGAGGTGAAGGGGCGAGAAATTCGCAGGAATCCCGTTGTCAATGATTCCAATCCCCCTCCTGCGGCCCTGGAAGGTATGGAACCACAACCGGGGATATGGCCTAAGGTCACCAAGCCCACTCCGCAGGAGGAGTGGGAGGTTAAGGCAGGTGATGGCAGCGGCTTTTTCAAAAAATTTTAA
- a CDS encoding UbiD family decarboxylase, giving the protein MTSIYSLRQYLDILRRENELLVIDTVVDPYLEIAEIHRRVIASNGPALFFTKVKGSSFPVVTNLFGTNRRLELAFGTRPMDFVADLVRLAEQAMPPSLSTLKQAAPLALQALKIGLKNVKPGAAPILESLQQPARMTELPMLTSWHSDGGAFVTLPLVYTEHPDGHGHNLGMYRIHRYDDTSTGIHWQIHKGGGYHYCAAEQQNQSLPMTLYIGGPPALMLSAIAPLPEDIPELMLASLLQGKKLGMTKDPQGGHRLVAETEFAIKGIVPPKLRQAEGPFGDHYGYNSLAHDYPVFQTTHLYHRKDAIYPATVVGRPKQEDYFIGDFLQDLLSPLFPLVMKGVQQLKTFGEAGFHCLAAVKVSNRYPREAFAAGLRVLGEGQLSLTKFLIITDGSLDVADFGKLWTYILERIQWDRDLFIFANVSQDTLDYTGPSVNKGSKAMMMGLGEKRRDLPREFSGSLPPGCTHPVVFLPGTLVVQGDSYETNPELGPQLAAWGGSADWPVILLVDSAAEATESMQEFIWTFFTRFEPAADIHAKHQQVKRFHVGLTPPIVFDCRLKPWYTEVLEVDQATKELVDSKYNRIIPAQFR; this is encoded by the coding sequence ATGACATCAATATACAGCCTCAGACAATACCTTGATATTCTCCGACGAGAAAACGAGCTCCTCGTTATCGACACCGTGGTTGATCCTTATCTTGAAATAGCGGAAATCCACCGCCGAGTCATTGCCAGCAACGGCCCTGCCCTGTTCTTCACCAAGGTCAAGGGATCCTCCTTTCCGGTGGTCACCAATCTTTTCGGTACCAACCGCCGTTTAGAACTGGCCTTCGGCACCAGACCTATGGATTTTGTCGCGGATTTGGTCAGGCTGGCGGAACAGGCCATGCCGCCGAGCCTATCCACGCTCAAACAGGCTGCACCGCTGGCTTTGCAGGCATTAAAGATCGGCTTGAAAAACGTCAAGCCGGGAGCCGCCCCAATTTTAGAGAGCTTGCAACAACCGGCCCGGATGACCGAGCTGCCCATGCTCACGTCCTGGCATTCCGACGGCGGGGCCTTTGTCACCCTGCCCCTGGTCTACACCGAGCACCCAGACGGACACGGCCATAACCTGGGGATGTACCGTATCCACCGTTATGACGACACCAGCACTGGCATTCACTGGCAGATCCATAAGGGTGGAGGCTATCATTATTGCGCAGCAGAGCAGCAAAACCAGTCCCTGCCCATGACCCTGTACATCGGCGGCCCACCAGCCCTGATGCTCTCCGCCATCGCTCCGTTACCCGAAGATATCCCGGAGCTGATGCTGGCCTCCCTGCTTCAGGGAAAAAAATTGGGCATGACCAAGGATCCTCAGGGCGGTCATCGTTTGGTGGCGGAAACAGAATTTGCCATCAAGGGTATTGTCCCGCCCAAGCTCCGGCAAGCGGAAGGCCCGTTTGGCGACCATTACGGCTATAATTCCTTGGCCCATGATTACCCGGTCTTTCAGACCACCCATCTTTATCATCGCAAGGACGCCATCTATCCGGCCACGGTGGTTGGGCGTCCCAAGCAGGAAGATTATTTTATCGGCGATTTCCTCCAGGATCTCCTTTCACCGCTCTTTCCTTTGGTGATGAAAGGAGTGCAGCAACTCAAGACCTTTGGGGAGGCTGGGTTTCACTGTCTGGCTGCAGTCAAGGTCAGCAATCGTTATCCTCGCGAGGCCTTTGCCGCAGGCCTGCGCGTTCTCGGGGAGGGACAGCTTTCCCTGACCAAATTCCTTATCATCACGGACGGCAGCCTTGATGTGGCTGATTTCGGCAAGCTGTGGACCTATATTCTGGAGCGCATCCAATGGGACAGGGATCTCTTTATCTTTGCCAATGTTTCCCAGGACACCCTGGATTACACCGGCCCCTCGGTAAATAAGGGTTCCAAGGCCATGATGATGGGATTGGGTGAAAAACGGCGTGACCTGCCAAGAGAATTCAGCGGCAGCCTGCCGCCGGGCTGTACCCATCCCGTGGTCTTTCTGCCCGGCACCTTGGTTGTTCAGGGGGATTCCTACGAGACCAACCCTGAACTGGGGCCGCAACTTGCCGCCTGGGGAGGATCAGCCGACTGGCCGGTCATCCTGCTGGTGGATTCCGCTGCCGAAGCCACAGAAAGTATGCAGGAATTTATCTGGACCTTTTTCACCCGCTTTGAACCGGCTGCGGATATTCACGCGAAACACCAACAGGTCAAACGCTTTCACGTCGGCCTGACACCGCCCATCGTCTTTGATTGCCGCCTGAAGCCTTGGTACACTGAGGTGCTGGAGGTGGATCAGGCGACCAAGGAACTTGTGGACAGTAAGTATAACCGAATTATTCCAGCGCAGTTCAGATAA
- a CDS encoding class GN sortase: MKINWSWKIILFPAIVGILCLGNGLWIHGKAFLAQVLLQRAWAQTQVRGESVKPWPWADTWPVARLRTEKYNQDLIVLAGQSGQALAFGPGMLETGGRPGQLGSCILAAHRDTHFSFLRKVHVGDIFTLEDRQGKQWQYRVNTTEIRMATDLYLDNEATSQLALVTCYPFQALSSDADQRYVVLADRM; encoded by the coding sequence ATGAAGATAAATTGGTCATGGAAAATTATTCTTTTTCCTGCAATCGTCGGGATACTCTGCTTAGGTAACGGGCTGTGGATACACGGTAAGGCTTTTTTGGCTCAAGTGCTTCTGCAACGGGCCTGGGCACAGACGCAGGTTCGGGGAGAATCGGTTAAACCGTGGCCTTGGGCAGATACTTGGCCGGTGGCGAGGCTACGCACGGAAAAATATAACCAGGATCTTATCGTGCTTGCAGGGCAGTCCGGTCAGGCCCTTGCTTTTGGGCCGGGAATGCTGGAAACAGGGGGCAGGCCGGGTCAGCTAGGTTCCTGTATTCTGGCAGCCCACCGTGATACCCATTTCAGTTTTCTCCGCAAAGTACACGTAGGAGATATTTTCACGCTGGAAGACAGGCAAGGTAAGCAATGGCAATACCGGGTAAATACCACGGAAATACGAATGGCTACAGATCTTTATCTGGATAATGAAGCAACCTCGCAGTTGGCCTTGGTCACCTGTTACCCCTTTCAGGCCCTGAGTTCAGATGCCGATCAACGCTATGTTGTTCTGGCAGACAGAATGTAG
- the argF gene encoding ornithine carbamoyltransferase produces MTTHLLTLQDFTQIQLQAFLNRAAVLKKEKQNGLRHQQLAGRKICMLFEKPSTRTRVSFEAAMYEMGGQVVFMSAKESQLGRGEPLKDTARVLARYVDALVVRTFGQEVVEELAHYSAVPVINALTDLHHPCQILSDIMTVIEQKGDPSKVKIVWIGDGNNMANSWIQAASVLGFPLTLACPAGYDPDPAILKTAQQRAEQPITLLREPVEAMQGADVVNVDVWASMGQEDEAEKRLDVFQPYQLNQALLEHAAPDAVVLHCLPAHRDEEITEEVLEGSQCVAFDQAENKMHMHKAILEYLMNGMV; encoded by the coding sequence ATGACTACCCACTTATTAACCCTTCAGGACTTTACCCAAATACAGCTCCAAGCCTTTCTTAACCGGGCAGCAGTACTGAAAAAAGAGAAACAAAACGGCCTGCGGCATCAGCAGCTTGCCGGAAGAAAGATATGTATGCTGTTTGAAAAGCCCTCAACAAGAACCAGGGTATCCTTTGAAGCGGCTATGTACGAGATGGGCGGTCAAGTTGTCTTTATGTCGGCCAAGGAAAGCCAGCTGGGCAGAGGCGAGCCTCTCAAAGATACAGCTCGGGTCTTGGCCCGTTACGTTGATGCCCTTGTGGTCCGGACCTTTGGTCAGGAGGTCGTAGAAGAGTTGGCTCATTATTCTGCTGTCCCGGTAATTAATGCACTGACCGACCTGCACCACCCCTGTCAGATTTTGAGCGATATTATGACCGTGATTGAACAAAAAGGTGACCCCAGCAAAGTCAAGATCGTCTGGATCGGGGACGGTAATAATATGGCCAATTCCTGGATTCAGGCAGCTTCTGTGCTCGGTTTTCCTTTGACCCTTGCCTGCCCAGCAGGGTATGATCCTGATCCAGCTATACTGAAGACTGCGCAACAGCGGGCAGAGCAACCGATTACCCTGTTGCGGGAGCCTGTAGAGGCAATGCAAGGAGCAGATGTGGTGAACGTTGATGTTTGGGCGTCTATGGGCCAGGAGGATGAGGCAGAAAAACGACTTGATGTTTTCCAACCCTATCAGCTCAATCAGGCCCTACTTGAGCATGCGGCACCAGATGCCGTTGTTCTCCACTGCCTCCCGGCCCATCGGGATGAAGAAATCACCGAAGAGGTGCTGGAAGGCTCGCAATGTGTGGCCTTTGATCAGGCGGAAAATAAAATGCATATGCATAAGGCCATCCTAGAATATTTGATGAACGGGATGGTGTGA
- a CDS encoding marine proteobacterial sortase target protein, giving the protein MTSEEEKRIVRTLSVDPGYLMVTIYTLGMAMLILFGWFGNAGAVPGGESRSSEAVRQERQETPMPELTPDAVQQGELLLPGAESGKYRPAPMLSMDVDIRVSGIVARATVKQQFTNDSAEWVEALYVFPLPDESAVDHLEMRINDRIIIGKIQKKEEARQTYEAAKKEGKKASLLSQLRPNIFTTSVANIGPGETIVIQIEYQQVVQRQDRVSSLRFPMVVGPRYTPGFSSVTDFFPGSGKKEGGEDGNTASAQKIMEASTGASPTDVHAPALEEPSVVGPDEKPVNPVSLHVNLAAGIELSRIDSLYHGITSKKNEDSSLDIRFTGEVKADRDFVLEWEPEKAQVPTTTLFSEQRGGERYMLLMVMPPEQEQQEPLAREVVFILDTSGSMGGESIRQAKTALLMAVKRMRPQDRFNVIEFNSIARALFRDSKAGSRENVEQALAFIDQLEADGGTEIRKALKLALDGKQRHERIRQLVFLTDGSVSNEEELFTLIHDQLGDSRLFTVGIGSAPNSYFMTRAATLGRGSYTFIGKLEEVREKMTNLFAMLEQPAVTNLQLIGADGFEVLPAPLPDLYQGEPLTVVMKGQGKPDKLLLSGMQGGLKPWQAAIDTAAFADRPGIAVLWARKKIRILMDSLASGANSQQVEQKVTELALTNHLVSRYTSLVAVEEKISRPGDSDGPNASLQKQKVKTNLPAGWVHEKIFAGGADTATSSALFLGIGIFLLSLSAFLFWMQWRRQ; this is encoded by the coding sequence ATGACATCGGAAGAGGAAAAAAGAATTGTACGGACCCTGTCTGTGGATCCCGGTTATTTAATGGTAACAATTTATACCCTTGGTATGGCGATGCTCATCCTGTTCGGATGGTTCGGTAATGCCGGTGCTGTACCCGGTGGAGAAAGCAGGTCGAGCGAAGCTGTCCGACAAGAAAGACAGGAAACCCCGATGCCTGAGTTAACACCTGATGCGGTACAACAGGGCGAGTTGCTCCTGCCCGGAGCAGAATCGGGAAAATATCGCCCAGCCCCCATGCTCTCTATGGATGTTGATATAAGGGTGAGCGGCATAGTTGCACGGGCTACGGTCAAGCAGCAGTTTACCAATGACTCTGCCGAATGGGTTGAAGCCTTGTATGTCTTCCCGCTTCCTGACGAGAGTGCTGTGGATCATCTGGAGATGCGGATTAACGACCGTATTATTATCGGAAAAATTCAGAAAAAAGAAGAGGCACGCCAAACCTATGAGGCGGCGAAAAAAGAAGGGAAAAAAGCCTCATTGCTCTCGCAGTTGCGGCCTAATATATTTACCACGTCGGTCGCCAATATCGGCCCCGGAGAAACCATCGTTATTCAGATTGAATATCAGCAGGTTGTGCAGCGGCAGGACAGAGTTTCCTCGTTGCGTTTTCCAATGGTTGTCGGGCCTAGATATACCCCGGGATTTTCTTCCGTTACTGATTTTTTTCCTGGAAGCGGAAAAAAGGAAGGCGGAGAAGACGGAAATACCGCAAGCGCACAGAAAATAATGGAAGCATCAACGGGAGCATCGCCAACCGATGTTCACGCTCCTGCCTTGGAAGAACCTTCCGTTGTCGGGCCGGATGAAAAACCGGTGAACCCGGTAAGCCTTCATGTGAATCTTGCCGCCGGTATAGAACTCTCCCGAATCGACAGTCTCTATCACGGTATTACAAGCAAAAAAAATGAGGACAGCAGCCTGGATATCCGTTTTACCGGAGAGGTGAAAGCGGACCGTGATTTTGTCCTGGAATGGGAGCCGGAAAAGGCGCAGGTTCCGACGACGACTCTGTTCAGCGAACAGCGGGGTGGAGAACGCTATATGCTGCTCATGGTCATGCCGCCGGAGCAGGAGCAGCAGGAACCCCTTGCCCGTGAAGTTGTCTTTATCCTTGATACTTCTGGTTCTATGGGCGGTGAATCCATCAGGCAGGCAAAAACAGCCTTGCTCATGGCAGTGAAGCGTATGCGTCCGCAGGATCGATTCAATGTCATTGAATTTAACAGTATTGCCAGAGCATTATTTCGTGATAGCAAGGCGGGCAGCCGAGAAAACGTAGAGCAGGCACTGGCCTTTATTGATCAGCTTGAGGCCGACGGCGGCACTGAAATCAGGAAGGCCCTGAAATTAGCCTTGGACGGCAAACAGAGGCACGAACGGATTCGCCAGCTTGTTTTTTTGACTGACGGCTCTGTCAGCAATGAAGAAGAACTCTTCACCTTGATTCATGATCAACTCGGAGATTCGCGGCTGTTCACCGTCGGGATCGGATCGGCCCCGAACAGCTATTTCATGACCAGAGCCGCAACCCTGGGCAGGGGCAGTTACACCTTTATCGGCAAGTTGGAAGAGGTCCGGGAAAAGATGACCAACCTGTTTGCCATGCTTGAGCAGCCTGCTGTTACAAATCTTCAGCTGATCGGAGCTGACGGTTTTGAAGTCCTTCCTGCTCCGCTCCCAGATCTCTATCAGGGGGAACCCCTGACTGTGGTTATGAAAGGGCAGGGGAAACCAGACAAACTGCTACTGTCCGGGATGCAGGGCGGATTAAAACCCTGGCAGGCAGCAATCGATACTGCCGCCTTTGCCGACAGACCGGGTATCGCTGTGCTTTGGGCAAGAAAAAAAATCAGGATTTTGATGGACAGTCTTGCCTCGGGGGCGAATTCGCAACAGGTGGAACAGAAAGTGACAGAACTGGCTTTGACCAATCATCTTGTCAGTCGTTATACCAGCTTGGTGGCTGTGGAAGAAAAGATCTCACGGCCCGGTGATTCTGACGGTCCAAATGCGTCGTTGCAAAAGCAAAAGGTGAAAACTAACCTGCCTGCGGGCTGGGTGCATGAAAAGATTTTTGCCGGAGGAGCTGATACCGCAACATCATCAGCTCTGTTCCTGGGTATAGGTATCTTCTTACTGTCATTATCCGCCTTTCTTTTCTGGATGCAATGGAGGAGACAATGA
- the rimO gene encoding 30S ribosomal protein S12 methylthiotransferase RimO, protein MTMQKKMHLTSLGCAKNLVDSEMMLGSLELEGYITVEDPAEAELLLINTCGFIRPAVEEAVDEILRLAEYKQEDPTKKLVVTGCMVQRYGKDLQEELPEVDFFVGIDQEKDIAALVKGWSPGNSSFFLQGPSCFLADSSVPRRLATPFFRSYLKITEGCDNRCTYCMIPVIRGDLRSRSIQDLIIEAKSLEQGGVKELSLIAQDLTAYGDDFDDQDNFKAGDNLVSLLKKLLTETDIPWFRLLYLYPSSVSSELLELMAEQPRILPYLDIPFQHVSDPVLQRMGRRYGQQDLEQLITMIRRILPNCALRTTMMVGFPGETEDDVQKLLDCLQRWQLDHVGVFPYEAEQGSIAADFPEKVTRELREERFARVMELQAEISAQRLQQYVGKKELVLVEGISRETDLLLEGRTRYQAPDIDGCVFINDGTASPGDIVTLEITEAHTYDLLGGIIR, encoded by the coding sequence ATGACAATGCAGAAAAAGATGCACCTGACAAGCCTCGGTTGCGCAAAAAACCTGGTCGATTCCGAGATGATGCTCGGTTCCCTTGAGCTTGAAGGATATATTACTGTGGAGGATCCGGCTGAGGCGGAATTGCTCCTCATTAATACCTGCGGATTTATTCGTCCGGCAGTGGAAGAGGCTGTGGATGAAATCCTTCGCCTTGCCGAATATAAGCAGGAGGATCCGACGAAAAAATTAGTGGTCACCGGGTGCATGGTCCAGCGTTACGGTAAAGACTTGCAGGAGGAACTCCCTGAAGTGGATTTCTTTGTCGGAATTGACCAGGAAAAGGATATCGCGGCCCTGGTGAAGGGCTGGTCTCCGGGCAATTCTTCGTTCTTTCTCCAAGGGCCTTCCTGCTTTCTTGCCGACAGCAGCGTGCCGCGCAGACTGGCAACCCCGTTTTTTCGCAGTTATCTCAAAATCACCGAGGGCTGTGATAATCGCTGTACCTACTGCATGATTCCGGTGATACGAGGTGATCTCCGCAGCCGATCTATTCAGGATTTGATCATTGAAGCCAAGTCCCTGGAGCAGGGCGGGGTAAAGGAACTTTCCCTGATTGCTCAGGATCTAACCGCTTACGGTGATGATTTTGATGATCAAGATAATTTTAAAGCAGGTGATAACCTTGTCTCGTTGCTCAAGAAACTTCTTACTGAGACTGATATCCCCTGGTTTCGTCTGCTCTATCTCTATCCCTCTTCAGTCTCCTCGGAGTTGCTTGAGCTCATGGCTGAACAGCCCCGCATCCTTCCCTATCTGGATATTCCCTTTCAGCATGTGAGTGACCCTGTCCTGCAAAGAATGGGGCGCCGTTACGGGCAGCAGGATCTGGAGCAACTCATCACTATGATTCGTCGAATTCTTCCGAACTGTGCTTTGCGGACCACTATGATGGTCGGTTTTCCCGGAGAAACAGAAGATGACGTGCAGAAATTACTTGATTGTCTGCAAAGATGGCAATTGGATCATGTGGGCGTTTTTCCCTACGAGGCTGAACAGGGATCAATTGCTGCTGACTTCCCGGAAAAGGTGACTAGGGAACTTAGGGAGGAACGTTTTGCCCGAGTTATGGAACTACAGGCAGAAATAAGTGCCCAACGCTTGCAACAGTATGTAGGAAAAAAAGAGCTTGTTCTCGTGGAGGGGATCAGTCGGGAAACAGATCTATTGCTGGAAGGGCGAACGAGGTATCAGGCCCCGGATATTGACGGCTGTGTCTTTATTAACGACGGAACAGCAAGCCCCGGTGATATCGTCACACTAGAAATCACCGAGGCGCATACCTACGATCTGCTTGGCGGAATTATTCGCTAA
- a CDS encoding pseudouridine synthase: protein MERIQKIIAHAGICSRRKAEEYIAQGRVKVDGKTITQPGLKVDPEQVLITVDGKPLREEKKIYILLHKPRGYVTTMSDPQGRPIVTDLLPEIQERLFPVGRLDLDSEGALLLTNDGALANQVLHPRFEVNKTYEATVRDLPKQSDLQRLEQGIVLDGKKTWPARLRVLKKKKDAAVLEIIIHEGKKRQVRKMFQAVGHPVIRLKRTAYGRLRLENLQEGRYRFLDEIDVKKLFL from the coding sequence ATGGAAAGAATACAAAAAATTATAGCCCATGCAGGCATCTGTTCCCGGCGCAAGGCGGAAGAATATATCGCCCAAGGCAGGGTCAAGGTTGACGGCAAGACGATCACCCAACCGGGACTCAAGGTTGATCCTGAGCAAGTCCTCATCACCGTGGACGGCAAGCCCCTCCGAGAAGAAAAAAAAATCTACATCCTCCTTCATAAACCCAGGGGCTATGTCACCACCATGTCCGACCCCCAAGGCCGCCCGATCGTTACAGATCTTCTCCCGGAAATACAAGAGCGCCTTTTTCCGGTTGGCCGACTTGATCTGGACAGCGAAGGTGCCCTCCTCCTGACCAATGACGGGGCACTAGCCAACCAGGTCCTTCACCCTCGTTTTGAGGTCAATAAAACCTACGAAGCAACAGTTCGCGACCTGCCCAAGCAATCTGATCTGCAACGGCTTGAACAAGGAATTGTACTGGACGGTAAAAAAACTTGGCCCGCCCGACTCCGTGTCCTTAAAAAAAAGAAAGATGCCGCTGTCCTTGAGATCATAATCCACGAAGGGAAGAAAAGACAGGTGCGAAAGATGTTCCAGGCGGTCGGTCATCCGGTTATTCGTTTAAAACGAACGGCCTACGGCAGGTTACGGCTGGAAAATCTGCAAGAGGGAAGATACCGTTTTTTGGACGAAATTGATGTGAAAAAACTTTTTTTGTAA
- a CDS encoding HAD-IIB family hydrolase encodes MKLLVCTDLDRTLLPNGPQVESPEARPAFTVLAENPSVRIVYVTGRSTQLTEEAIEEFQLPFPDVLIADVGTTICHRIQRKWQPDRNWEALLGREWYQVSNGLPGLLLELPGLEMQEEEKQTRFKLSYYVGADVDRQHLTRSINSILAQQEIRASLIWSHDEVADQELLDILPAGADKYQALQFLRRQLGYRLEEMLFSGDSGNDLEVLSSEIPAVLVANARQDVAEKARMMAAAAGNGASLYFARGGFREMNGCYSAGILEGVAHYYPEIF; translated from the coding sequence ATGAAGTTGCTTGTCTGTACGGACCTAGACCGCACCCTGTTGCCCAACGGCCCACAGGTAGAGTCGCCAGAGGCCCGACCAGCCTTTACTGTCTTGGCAGAGAATCCGAGCGTTCGCATCGTCTATGTGACTGGACGGAGTACCCAGCTTACTGAAGAGGCCATTGAAGAATTCCAGTTGCCTTTCCCCGATGTCCTGATTGCTGATGTGGGGACGACGATCTGTCATCGTATACAGAGGAAATGGCAGCCTGACCGGAATTGGGAGGCCTTGCTTGGTCGGGAATGGTATCAGGTCAGCAATGGTTTGCCCGGCCTGCTGCTTGAGTTGCCTGGGCTGGAGATGCAGGAAGAAGAAAAACAGACTCGGTTCAAGCTCAGTTATTATGTGGGCGCGGATGTGGACCGGCAGCATCTTACCCGCTCAATCAACTCTATTCTGGCACAGCAAGAGATTCGAGCCTCGCTTATCTGGAGTCATGATGAGGTGGCTGATCAGGAGCTGCTAGATATCCTGCCAGCAGGTGCTGATAAATATCAGGCACTCCAGTTTCTTCGTCGCCAGCTGGGGTACCGGCTTGAAGAGATGCTTTTTTCCGGGGACAGCGGAAATGATCTTGAGGTGCTTTCCAGTGAGATTCCGGCAGTGTTAGTTGCCAATGCCCGACAGGACGTGGCGGAGAAAGCCCGGATGATGGCGGCGGCAGCCGGTAATGGAGCAAGCCTTTACTTTGCCCGTGGCGGGTTCCGGGAAATGAATGGCTGCTACAGTGCCGGGATTCTGGAAGGGGTGGCGCATTATTATCCTGAGATTTTTTGA
- a CDS encoding CAP domain-containing protein, producing MNKKIITFLSGFLLTSCVTSPTNSSLTPEESSPTLATTKIVWNTSTAKKKSIIDPATMVAAHNQWRSKTGVPALKWSNDLTASAQQWADQLARSGCRVRHSTGTNGENIYWAGAAQRSNGTSSRQKITEQNVVDAWGDEVKDYDYASNSCHGVCGHYTQVVWKSTAEVGCGMTFCSDKAQMWVCHYSPRGNMVGQRPY from the coding sequence ATGAATAAAAAGATTATAACGTTCCTTTCAGGATTCCTCCTCACATCTTGCGTAACGAGTCCAACAAACAGTTCTCTTACCCCAGAAGAATCTTCCCCTACACTGGCAACTACGAAGATAGTCTGGAACACCTCTACTGCAAAAAAAAAATCCATCATTGATCCGGCGACTATGGTTGCAGCACATAATCAATGGCGCAGCAAGACCGGTGTGCCTGCCCTCAAGTGGTCGAATGATTTGACTGCCAGTGCCCAGCAATGGGCTGACCAGCTGGCCCGGAGCGGTTGCAGGGTGAGGCACAGCACAGGCACTAACGGAGAAAATATTTATTGGGCAGGAGCAGCGCAACGATCTAACGGCACTTCGTCAAGACAGAAGATAACCGAGCAGAACGTGGTTGATGCTTGGGGGGATGAGGTGAAAGATTATGATTATGCAAGCAACAGCTGTCACGGTGTCTGTGGACATTACACCCAGGTGGTCTGGAAAAGTACGGCAGAGGTCGGGTGCGGCATGACTTTCTGCTCCGATAAAGCACAGATGTGGGTATGCCATTACTCTCCTCGAGGAAACATGGTCGGTCAGAGGCCCTATTAA